The Aspergillus flavus chromosome 6, complete sequence nucleotide sequence GTGTGTCCGAGATTCCGTAAGCGTAACTTCTAGCCTAGTTGATTGAGCCGCATGCATTAGTATCAATATATCCCGAAACCTTATACATTAGTCTATAGGCTATAACTTTTCGAGTACGTCGAACTTGAACACATATGGCTTCTACTAGTTAGTATGCATAAACACTTGTGTGTCTGAACGTAAAGCCAAAACCTTTGGGTTGaaatctatagtataaatCTCTGCCTAGCGTGTCAAGCTGTACATCGAAGAATAGTAGGTATTGAAGTTGAGAGCTTTATTCtcaatatataatttctaatctCGCTGACCGAAATCTCGCTTCCACAAAGTGCAGTGAGCGTCAGAACCAATATGATTCAAATAGTCATTTGAATATAAGgcttatttataaagtacTCCGACATATCATCATATGTTAAACTTCAAAGGAGGGCCCAATAGCCAACAATGGGGCCATCTATAACGTCCCATAACATTATATCGTTCCTCCACTAAGACGCGTACTCCATGAGTGCCCTACCCTAATGATAGAAAAGTTCCACAAATGGTCACAACAAGTACAGAGCACGGTGGCATGACTTGTTCTCTATACACTGATCATACAGTCATAATAAGCGGAACTGACAGTATCAACTATTTACTTTGCCATAAAACCATCAATGAACTTGATAATATGCTCCGCCAAAGCCCGAGGCTGGCTCACAAATGGCATATGTCCGGTCTTCAAGTCCACAACTTCCCATTCGACCTGGGACTTCTCCAGCCAGAGATCCTGCAGCGAGGAAGGGTTACAGCAGTCGTCCAGTGTCCGTACATACGCTCTCCTCCCATCAAACGCACTCTCCGCCCAGGCTGGCGCAGTGGCGGGTGTTTCGAAAGCTCGGAGTGCGTGTGGCTGCATTAGCGTAGCCAATTCTGGCTCCAGGGCACGGTCGCAGTCGTTGTACAGAACATCCATTGCCGGTTCGATGAGTGCAAGTCCCTGAGATGGCTGGGAACAAACAATTATTAATACCCTCCGGTTATAATCGCGGCTTGTTTTGGGTTAGACCATACCTTGTCGACCTTGATGAAAGGAGGGTAAGCACCGCCTACAGCAGTGAAGAGAGATTCCCCGTCAAGTGTAATATTGCCCACCACGTAAATCAAGCCGATAACGCCAGTCGATTGACCTTGGGCAGTTCTGGTCCGCTTCGCAAGTCCTCTTGCCGCCCCACCGGCAACAACCCCCCCGTATGAGTGTgcgatgatgacgatatcTTTACCCTGCTCGTTCAATAGAGGCAGTAATACGTTGTCGCGCAGGAAAGCGATGTCCTGAGGAGCGGACTCTTGGGCCGGGTCGGAGGGATTGCAACTAGGGTATGACCCAGGGTGTGTTGCGTATCCGGCTTGGGCCAGATACGGGAGCAATTTCTCGAAGCCTTGAGGGGTTCCGAAGGCACCTGGAACGATCACGATCACTGGGAGGTTCGCTGATGACATGGTGGAGGTGATCCTGACTTGAAATAGGTTGTGGGCTTGTTATGTTGGAGATTAttgctgagaagaaaaaggctgaGAAGTCCGGAAGGCGGAGGGGCAGTTTGAATAGTTATGGGTCATACCAGGATATAAATACTTGTACCAGCAGGTGGGGGCCAAGTAGTAGTTACATACACTATACCTATCTTAGTTATTTCGTTGTTCTTTTGTGGTTGACATAAACCAATACTGTACTAAGTCCATGTCAATAGTGGGGATGTTTGCCGTTGAGCCGGGCCGAAAGCTTAGTTTCTTGTCCAGATAAACAGACACGGTATTTTCACTTTATTGCCCGCGTCCGGTCCGTCAACTTTACCTAACCCTCTGCTTTGGAGCTTCGACTTCATTTTTATAACGTTCACTCAATTCAAGAGCCACTGTACTTCACAAGTACCTTCGATCATGTTCCCCCACTCGCTCATCTAACCCGAGCTATCTTATACGTCGGTATACACCATGGGCGAAGTTATTTGTGAAACCCTAATATCGAAGGTTCACCTTTCCTCCATTGCCATTGCAGAGCAGTGTAATAAGGCTACCTCTAAACTCCGCATGCGTTGCATACCCGACATGGCCCCAGGCAATTCTAAATGGTGGCCTTCCCAGTAGTTCCGAGACACCCAAAATAGTTTCCTGGACAAACACAGGTACCTCAACAGATCCTTCCACAACATAGATCTTCAGGTGGGTCCGAGCAAGGCTGTCTGGATTCGGAGCATAGTCGACGATGGCCGGTAGCTCATGTTCGTAATAACTCTTCCAGCTAGTGGGCATGGTAGACCAGGATATTCCGACATCGAGATGGTTTTCAGGGCATTGGAGTCTTGTTTGATCTGAACAATGGCAAAAACACGCTATTGGCCTCTACTACCCCGAACTTTCTATATGCTTGTAGCGCTTCTTGGGTCTTTGTGTCGACAATCTTTCCCTGCCCAACTGACAGAAATGAGTATAGAATCGGCTCGTGAAGAACAACTTTAGACACTAAATCTGGGAACAGACTGACAAGCTCAAGAGCAATTGCGGTACTGCCTGAAGTCGTGAATATAATTGCTGGAATGCCAGGAAATGTCCGCATGAGAAAAGTGGCGGCGTCTTCGGCATGGGTTCGCAGTGTGTCCGACTGTCTTGGCAAGGGAAACGGGCAGCTGCGAGGTGTACCTCTTCTGTCATAACTAATGACATGGAAGTGCGTGGCTAATGTAATCGCCAATCTCGAACACATCGTTGTCGTGCCTGAGCCACCGGCTATAAGAAGAAATGGTGGCCCATGGTTGCCATGCATCTCGTAGTATAGTGAGCCGCCGTCTACTGGCAAGTTCCCTGATTCCATGTTGACCGGACCCTGATCAATAATATCAGGAGGAAGACCAAAGGTATAATATATCGCTGTATGGATACGGAAATTGCGGTAGGGATTGACCTTAGTCTATCTGTTGCCGATGTAACCTGCCTGTGTAGGTTACCTAACTCAAGGCATTTGGCCGCGTCAGCCGCTGAAAAAAGAAGGCTAAGATGCGTATACGATACATAGTATTGCATAGTTCTATGGTGCGTATACATACTCTGCTTCTTGAATTCTGGCCTGAGGACCAGGATAATGCAAAGTCCAACTGGGTATATTGCAAAACAACCTCTATggtaaattaatattacttcATTTGGTGACGGCCAGCGCAGTAGAGACCACGCATAGAAAGCCATGCCAAATACACTAACCCAGTAAAACATCCATCTCATTCCGCATCtcgcttcttctgctctcacatttctctctccccctcctccttgGCAGTCTGCCTCTCATCCAAATGCACATTCTTCAAAAAGAACATAATAACAACCATAGGCGCAAGCGCCGAAATAGCAGCAATAGCCAACAACCGCTGCGACTCACGATAACTCCGATCAATCGCCATCCTAACCGACCCACCAACCGGATACTTCTGGGCCACAACAATCGACCCAAAGATCGACTTAGCCTGACCCTTCGCCTCATCAGGCAGATACTCGCTCAACTTGCGGGGCAGATTACTCCGCCAAATAGCACCCGCTACACTAGTTCCAATAGCACCGCCGATGCTCAtcgaggcgaagaagacggcTGTGACGACTGATACTTCCTGTCTGGAGACGACGGCTTGGACTGAGACTTGTGCTGCGGTTTGGTAGAAGCCGCGGCCGATGCCGATTAGGGATTTGGCGGTTACGAAGGCTGCTTCGTTGCCGGTTTTGCCGTCGCCCATGTCTACGAGGTAGAGGAGGATCCCCATGCCTAGGATGCAGAGGGGCACGCCGACTAGGACCCAGATTTGGGAGCGTTTGGTGTATTTCATGAAGAAGGCGGCGAAGATTCCTGAGACTTGGAAGGCGACGCGGAGGGAGTTGCTACGTTTTTGGTCTTGGTTAGTTTGTGGTCTGTGCAGGTTCTATTTGGGGGAATGGCACGTACTCGATTCTTGTGGCATTACCTGCGTTGAAGTGTCCAGCGACTTGAAGGTAACTGGTGAAGAACACTGAAAAGACGGAGTAGTGGAAGAAATCGAGAGCACCTAGGAGACATGCTGCTGCTACGGTGCGCTGTTTAATCATGCGATATGGCACGAACGGCTTCTTCGCGAACCGGGCGTCCCATATAACAAATGACATGAGGAACACGACTCCAAGGACGAGCATCGCGATGAAATTTCCCTTGTGCCAGGCGTTGCTGTTATTGGAACCTGTCAAGGCGATGGGAACCAACAATAGGGATAGTCCGAGTAGCAGGAGAACACCACCCGGTAGGTCCAGCTCGACCCAGAGGAGACGGTACGCGCGCTGATACCAAGTGTCTGTTTCCTTCCAGCCCATGGCCTTAGCGATAGGAACCTTGATTGGTGCGCGCCGCTGATAAACTAGCATTGTTGCGATCAGAGGCACTGCGCAAACTGGCGTTATGATGGCCCACATGCCCCAGCCCCATCGCCACGTCGAGTGGTCTAGCATGCGTTGCGCAACAATCGTGCCCAGGTATAAGGTTGGGACGGTGGTGAGGGAATCGGGGAGTGTAGACCAGATACCACGGTTGATCAGGTTGGTAACGTCGGCGACGAAAACTTGCTGTGTAAGCGCGTAGCCTGTCGATCCGATTGCTTCAAAGATACCAGCAACCTGTTTCATGGATTAGCGCATAATTCCGTTGAAGACCACTGATGTTGTATCGTAAATACCATATACTGCGCGATATCTTCGCAAGCGGCATAAATCACATAGCCAAGAGTAGAGGCTGCAATGGAGAGAATAAACATCTCTGCTCTACCGAACACCTATCAGAAGCAGAGCGATTAGCCTAGCAGTCCCAAATTCCAGAATTGCTGTATACATACATCTCCCAGCTTCGCAATAATTGGATAGGCAGCAATGCGGGTGATATTCATGACTACGCGAGCAGCGCTCATTGCAGAGTGTTGCTTAAAGGCGCTGGTGGTGTACGGGACATAGACCTGCGTGGAATAATCGCCAAAGTTGATTGCGAGTGTCGCGATGAACAGACTAGAAAATATTCTAAGTCAGTACGACGTTGTTATCCTATAGTTTTATTTCTCTCACATACCCGACAAAGGCCGTATATAAACCTTTCTTCGTCCATCCTTTTCGCAAAATCTCTGCTCTCCGGACACCTGCCTGAAGACTTTGTGTATCGGATTGCTTTTCCACATCGTCGGCTGAAGTTGACTGTTCCACTATCTTGTTGCCGGATTTGTCCAGCGTAGCAGTGTTTGATATTGTATGCGAGGCATGAGGAGAGATTGAATCATCTGCCTCCTTAGAAACCTCTGCAGCTCGGTCCATTGCTCACGCCTTCGGTAGAAACTAGGTCACTCTCGAGTACAACtgataaaaataaaattgataagaaaaggaaaggaaagtcGGAAAAACGGACAAGATAAACTTCACATCGCGCGAGAAGGCTTGTTTTATTGAATCTATACAGCAAGGATTTCTAGGAATTGATCGAAGTTGAGCCCCACTGGACCTCGTGTTGtagcagagaagaaacaggtAGGGCTGCGTCGTGAGTCGTCCCATCCAGTTCGCATTGGGAAACATCCCACGAGGTTCCGAccaaaagggaaataaaTGGGTCTCTCTAGGATCTAATCTGATCCGGGACTGATAAGCGAGTCATGGTCGCATTGCCGAATAACCCTAGTCAAGCGGAGGTACTCCGCGCATTGAGCCATGGACAAAAGTCTCTGCGTGTTGGAACTAAACATAATAATTCGCTCTTGTGGCTAATGGCGCGACCTTCAGTCAGACTAGTCACGTTCACGCTTGTTCTGGTAAAAAGATTAGGATCAGATAATGAATGCCAAGAGCCTCCGCGCGGAATGTGGCGTCCTGCTGCCTCGAGGTTCAAGCGATTATTGGGCAAATGGTCGTAATAGTGGGCACCGAGCAGCGGCCAAAGGCCAAGAAATTCAAGCTTGCGTGGTCTAATTTATTTTGCGGAATTCCTGGCTCCGAATTCCTCTTGAAATACCGACTGGCTAACTGAGTCTGCACATCTTAACGGTCATCCGCCGAGCTTTTTCCGATGGTCTGATCTTTAACTACTGGGCATTAACAATTCCAGTACTCATACTACATCACCATGCGCAGAGAGTGGAAATTCACTCCCTCCGAGGGCGGCTCTGGCCGTAACATGGCCGCGTGGGGGGTCTCAACCGGCACAGAAGCGACGTACATGGTGGAGGTCTCCTGGCCACTGAGCTGGCGAGAAACAAACGTCTCGGCGGTCGCGAA carries:
- a CDS encoding Alpha/Beta hydrolase protein, which produces MSSANLPVIVIVPGAFGTPQGFEKLLPYLAQAGYATHPGSYPSCNPSDPAQESAPQDIAFLRDNVLLPLLNEQGKDIVIIAHSYGGVVAGGAARGLAKRTRTAQGQSTGVIGLIYVVGNITLDGESLFTAVGGAYPPFIKVDKPSQGLALIEPAMDVLYNDCDRALEPELATLMQPHALRAFETPATAPAWAESAFDGRRAYVRTLDDCCNPSSLQDLWLEKSQVEWEVVDLKTGHMPFVSQPRALAEHIIKFIDGFMAK
- a CDS encoding putative siderophore iron transporter; protein product: MDRAAEVSKEADDSISPHASHTISNTATLDKSGNKIVEQSTSADDVEKQSDTQSLQAGVRRAEILRKGWTKKGLYTAFVGLFIATLAINFGDYSTQVYVPYTTSAFKQHSAMSAARVVMNITRIAAYPIIAKLGDVFGRAEMFILSIAASTLGYVIYAACEDIAQYMVAGIFEAIGSTGYALTQQVFVADVTNLINRGIWSTLPDSLTTVPTLYLGTIVAQRMLDHSTWRWGWGMWAIITPVCAVPLIATMLVYQRRAPIKVPIAKAMGWKETDTWYQRAYRLLWVELDLPGGVLLLLGLSLLLVPIALTGSNNSNAWHKGNFIAMLVLGVVFLMSFVIWDARFAKKPFVPYRMIKQRTVAAACLLGALDFFHYSVFSVFFTSYLQVAGHFNAGNATRIDNSLRVAFQVSGIFAAFFMKYTKRSQIWVLVGVPLCILGMGILLYLVDMGDGKTGNEAAFVTAKSLIGIGRGFYQTAAQVSVQAVVSRQEVSVVTAVFFASMSIGGAIGTSVAGAIWRSNLPRKLSEYLPDEAKGQAKSIFGSIVVAQKYPVGGSVRMAIDRSYRESQRLLAIAAISALAPMVVIMFFLKNVHLDERQTAKEEGEREM